The Brassica napus cultivar Da-Ae unplaced genomic scaffold, Da-Ae ScsIHWf_160;HRSCAF=290, whole genome shotgun sequence sequence CCAAATTTTTCATTGAGAACATGCAAATCTTTTTGTTCCATGGTGAACTTGTTTATTAAACCATTAGCATCACAACAATTTTGATGAATTGCATCAACGAGTAAATCGATCAGAAGTTTTGTTTCCTCTGGTCTCCATTGATTATACCCACTTTTTTAGTTATTCTTTTGTGAATCCCCCATTAGCtagttatataataataatattacaagataaaaataataaactagAAAAGAATCGTAAATgaaatatgaatgaagaactaATGCATATAATCATAGAATTATACATGACATATAGGTACATCAAATAAAAACTAGAAGAAAGTCAAAACTCTAATATGTACCTCAGAGCTGCAATTTTTTTAGAAGCTTCCGAATTGTTATGTCTTCACATGGATAATGGATAATTACGAATACAACAACACAATATTGTAACACGATACTATCTCTATTATGTAATACCTCTAGATAAACTctaaaaaagtttataattaTCTGCTCTCAGAAAATCTATACTACTCTATAAAACTCGTggtatattttaagaaaatctaaattcttttaaaatttgttaaattgtttttacaataaaaatcatcaaaaatcTTCTAAACTCACAAACCAATAATAGCCCCTAAGACTACGAGCACAAACCTCCTTGTTCAATTCGTTCAAGAGAGGCCTAAGCAGCTCACTATTAATAGTCTTATCAAGTTTTATCACTTGAGAATTTGTTTCAAAGAGAGACTTCCACAGGGGAAGAATCTCAGACTCTATTGCTTCCCTAGCAAACCCATTTGCCTCTGAAACATCCTTGACAGACCTCAAATTCTCCTCTAGCTTCTGCAGCTCTTGGTTGTATTGCTCCAAAACAGACGGTTTCACTAGGCAACCAATTTCGAGAGTGGAAACAATGTGAGCCAAACCTCTGATGGCAGAAACAAAATCCTGTCGGAACGTCCCCATCAGTTTTGACTGAGTGGATTTTCCACCGTCAATGTAGACGAGATTCTTGGGTTTGATATATGTTGCATACACGAGTTGTATAACACGGTACAATCGTCTTACCGCGGGACCACGACGATCCATCTTTGTTTTAAACAATGTAAAAAAACAGAAGTACGTCATAGAACGTCTGTCATCGGATAATATGAACATTGCTTCAGCCATAAAGAGCGAGAGCTCAACTCCGAGTCGCGCAGCTTCTTCTTTCTGCTCTTTCTCTTTGGTGACATCAGTAGTcctgtaaataaataaataaataaatataagaaaagTAAGGGATTTAGACTTCCTCTCAAAGGGAATGAATATCATCACTGACCCATTAGTGAAAGGGGAACATCTAGACTGTGGTAGTCTCTTTGTGTGACGGATAACAAGGTCAGTCATCTGTTTcaagatacaaataatcaaatttagaGTCAAAATTTCTTATCTAAATCGAGCAATGTAAATATGGAGAAGAACCCTAGATCGTTACTGTAGCCTCTAATTTTTTATCGACTGAAAACTAAAGATTCGAATCAAGGCTTCGATTCctttttatcctttttttttgttgagacGGTCAAAACTGATTTGTCATCTGACCGCCTCTGTTTACGGTTTTAGCATTTATCTAAAATTTAATGTAGATAAAAATAATCTCAACCATTCACACAATTATCTCAAccgtttttagaattttaattgatGGACAAATCTAAAAATAGTTTTGtagtattataaaatttgacTAGAATgatcaagaaaaaaattgacTAGAATAATCACTATATACACAAAGaatgataaataatattatatttacataaaaaacgtattttgtaaaaaaaaaaaatttggaaacttATTCATGTAAAACCAATGTCATACACTCTTGTGGAGAGGGAAAGCTAGTTATTGTAAAATTACTTTTCGAATTTAATCTTTTAGCTTATAAAATAGGATACAAATGACAAAAGTCAGAAtcgttttctcaaaaaaatattaattaattaaaatagcaacttttaaaaattgcTTAGATTTGCTTTTAATATTACAAACTAGATTCCAATTCACACTTCTAAAGTGtggaattcttttttttttgtaaaatttagttAGAGAGTTGatatactttttgttttttttatctaatttatatttttattataactaaattttacaGTTTAAGTTGTAAAAATTATCTCATCAAATCAGTAACAATAACAACAATATATTAATATCTACAAACTTCTCCaggatatttttggtttttatttacaaaatgtaatttaatttaaactatctatctatactattatttaagaATTGATTTCGcttatttattacattttttatgattttaggataaatcactagttcaattaatttatattattagaaaatattttaatatatatttatttatcatataacTAAACTTATTTATGATTAAGttattctttaatttttagtttcaattgttgtatattttgatttacGTTACTAATTTTATTTGACAATATACACAAAATGTTCTTTGAATGATTATTTGATCAGCGGACAGAAGCATATGGCCTTTAACAGATCATGGATCCTACACAGTTGAAAGCGGGTACTGGTTGG is a genomic window containing:
- the LOC125575633 gene encoding uncharacterized protein LOC125575633, giving the protein MTDLVIRHTKRLPQSRCSPFTNGTTDVTKEKEQKEEAARLGVELSLFMAEAMFILSDDRRSMTYFCFFTLFKTKMDRRGPAVRRLYRVIQLVYATYIKPKNLVYIDGGKSTQSKLMGTFRQDFVSAIRGLAHIVSTLEIGCLVKPSVLEQYNQELQKLEENLRSVKDVSEANGFAREAIESEILPLWKSLFETNSQVIKLDKTINSELLRPLLNELNKEVCARSLRGYYWFVSLEDF